In Anaerostipes hadrus ATCC 29173 = JCM 17467, a single genomic region encodes these proteins:
- a CDS encoding Fic family protein, which produces MSEFKRWLIERFKIERKRFDRSGVYAYTQRAMAYNSNKIEGSTLTPEQTASLFDNGTLPVNDDYYRAKDVEEMNGHFLMFNYMLDTLGEELTEDLIKQMHYELKSGVFEDRANGYAIGDYKKRPNMIGMYKTALPKDVETEMRQLLDWYHKQEKSMKILAEFHARYESIHPFQDGNGRTGRMILFRESLKYDELKPFIILDDDRSKYLEGLKEYREHHKVDQLLELMQKEAETYYQECQYFIS; this is translated from the coding sequence ATGTCAGAATTTAAACGATGGTTAATTGAACGTTTTAAAATAGAACGAAAACGATTTGATAGATCGGGAGTGTATGCTTATACGCAAAGAGCAATGGCATACAATTCAAATAAAATCGAAGGAAGTACATTAACTCCAGAACAGACAGCATCATTGTTTGATAATGGCACGTTACCAGTTAATGACGATTATTATCGTGCAAAAGATGTAGAAGAAATGAATGGGCATTTCTTGATGTTCAATTATATGTTAGATACATTGGGAGAAGAATTAACAGAAGACTTAATTAAACAGATGCATTATGAATTGAAATCAGGAGTTTTTGAAGACCGAGCGAATGGGTATGCAATCGGAGATTATAAGAAACGTCCCAATATGATTGGAATGTATAAAACCGCATTGCCAAAGGATGTAGAAACAGAGATGAGACAACTTTTGGATTGGTATCATAAACAAGAAAAAAGTATGAAAATACTTGCTGAATTTCATGCAAGATATGAGTCTATTCATCCATTCCAAGACGGAAATGGACGAACAGGAAGAATGATATTGTTTCGGGAAAGCCTGAAATATGATGAGTTAAAACCATTTATTATCTTAGATGATGATCGCAGTAAGTATTTAGAAGGACTAAAAGAATATAGAGAACATCATAAAGTGGATCAATTATTAGAATTAATGCAAAAAGAAGCTGAAACATATTATCAGGAATGTCAATATTTTATTTCATAG
- the xerA gene encoding site-specific tyrosine recombinase/integron integrase — protein MEEKIVTILNEMAEYLTVPQMKKLQEVILRTFSENELEKQQISNKEFLEMFLDAKRVEGCSERTIQYYKVTTEHMLSQTEKEIRKITTDEMRSYLADYQKRNNCSNVTIDNIRRNISSFFTWLEEEDYILKSPMRRIHKIKTKTVVKSVITDEGIEQLRDHCTQIRDLAMIDLLYSTGIRVGELVNLNIGDINFEERECVVYGKGDKERRVYFDAKAKVHLIEYIESRKDKNPALFVTLDAPYDRLKISGVEIRLRQLGRELGLERIHPHKFRRTMATRAIDKGMPIEQVQKILGHSQIDTTMQYAMVNQNNVKASHQKYMA, from the coding sequence ATGGAAGAGAAAATTGTAACAATACTAAATGAGATGGCAGAGTATTTAACAGTGCCACAGATGAAAAAATTACAGGAAGTAATTCTAAGGACATTTTCGGAAAATGAACTAGAGAAACAACAGATATCAAATAAAGAATTTCTGGAAATGTTCTTGGATGCAAAAAGAGTAGAAGGATGTTCGGAACGTACCATTCAATATTATAAGGTAACAACAGAACATATGCTTTCGCAAACGGAAAAAGAAATCCGCAAGATAACGACAGATGAAATGAGGTCATATCTTGCGGATTATCAAAAAAGGAATAACTGCTCGAATGTTACAATTGATAATATACGACGGAATATATCGAGCTTTTTTACATGGTTGGAGGAAGAAGATTACATTTTAAAAAGTCCAATGAGAAGGATTCATAAGATTAAGACAAAAACAGTGGTAAAAAGTGTGATCACAGATGAAGGAATCGAACAATTAAGGGATCACTGCACACAGATTCGTGACCTTGCAATGATCGATCTGTTATATTCAACAGGTATACGTGTGGGAGAACTGGTAAATTTGAACATAGGAGATATTAATTTCGAAGAACGAGAATGTGTCGTCTACGGAAAAGGGGATAAAGAAAGAAGAGTTTATTTTGATGCGAAAGCAAAAGTACATTTAATTGAATATATAGAAAGCAGGAAAGACAAGAACCCCGCATTATTCGTTACGTTAGATGCACCATATGACCGCTTAAAGATTAGTGGAGTAGAGATTCGATTAAGACAATTAGGAAGAGAGCTTGGATTGGAACGAATCCATCCGCATAAATTCCGAAGAACAATGGCAACGAGGGCCATTGATAAAGGAATGCCAATCGAACAGGTACAAAAAATCCTTGGACATTCACAGATTGACACAACGATGCAATATGCAATGGTAAATCAGAATAATGTAAAGGCATCCCATCAGAAATATATGGCATAA
- a CDS encoding restriction endonuclease subunit S, giving the protein MRYKLKEIFELQMGKTPSRHNSSYWNTGDYKWISIADLSNVGKYISETKETISESAVIESGIKIIPANTVVMSFKLSIGKTAITAEDMYSNEAIMAFHDKKIVELLPEYIYYLFKFKDWNVGSNKAVMGKTLNKATLAEMEIEIHTIEEQKEIIKVLDQISNIIANRKQELIQLDNLIQARFVEMFGNPILNSMKWNKKSLKDVCTKLNDGTHFSPESFEVGEYKYVTAKNIKLSGFDFSNITYVSEEVHRPIFERCNPEYEDVLYIKDGATTGIAMVNTLKEEFTLLSSVALLKQDRKIMNGYFLTALLNNEDMYTDIRNKMGGAAITRLTIAKLNAIKVMVPPIDLQNQFATFVHQVNKSKFVIHKFLYCTTHNTKSIIKPRPNTKESGKIRGGKPHADEF; this is encoded by the coding sequence ATGAGATATAAATTGAAAGAGATTTTTGAGTTGCAGATGGGTAAAACACCGTCGAGACATAATTCAAGTTATTGGAATACAGGGGATTATAAATGGATTTCAATTGCAGATTTATCAAATGTAGGAAAATATATATCAGAAACAAAAGAAACTATTTCTGAAAGTGCAGTTATAGAGAGTGGAATAAAAATTATTCCAGCTAATACAGTGGTGATGAGCTTTAAGTTGTCTATTGGAAAAACAGCAATTACTGCAGAAGATATGTATTCGAATGAAGCCATAATGGCATTTCATGATAAAAAAATTGTAGAGTTATTACCAGAATATATATATTATTTATTTAAATTTAAAGATTGGAATGTTGGAAGTAATAAGGCAGTTATGGGAAAAACTCTTAACAAAGCAACCTTAGCTGAAATGGAGATAGAAATACATACTATAGAAGAACAAAAAGAAATTATAAAGGTACTTGATCAAATATCAAATATTATAGCCAATAGAAAACAAGAATTAATTCAATTAGATAATTTAATTCAAGCCCGATTTGTAGAGATGTTTGGTAATCCAATATTGAATTCTATGAAGTGGAATAAAAAATCTCTTAAAGATGTCTGTACGAAATTGAATGATGGAACACATTTTTCACCAGAAAGTTTCGAAGTTGGAGAATATAAGTATGTTACAGCGAAAAATATTAAATTATCAGGATTTGATTTTTCAAATATAACTTATGTTTCGGAAGAAGTACATCGTCCTATATTTGAAAGATGTAATCCAGAATATGAGGATGTATTATATATTAAGGATGGGGCAACAACAGGAATAGCAATGGTAAATACATTAAAAGAAGAATTTACATTACTTTCTAGTGTAGCATTATTAAAACAAGACAGAAAAATAATGAACGGATATTTTTTAACAGCATTATTAAATAATGAGGATATGTATACGGATATTCGTAATAAGATGGGTGGCGCGGCAATTACAAGATTGACGATAGCAAAGCTTAATGCAATTAAGGTTATGGTTCCACCAATAGACTTACAAAACCAATTTGCAACCTTCGTCCACCAAGTCAACAAATCGAAGTTTGTCATCCACAAATTTCTATATTGCACCACCCACAATACAAAGAGTATAATAAAACCAAGACCAAATACCAAAGAATCAGGAAAAATAAGGGGAGGGAAACCACATGCAGACGAATTTTGA